GGATGCAGGGTGAAGGCAGCCATGCCCGTGATTTCGCACAGGAGCTGCTCGGTCTCGTACATCACCTCAAGCGCGCCCTGGGTAAAGTGCCCGGCCCCGCGCAGCTGGGCCATGAGGGGATGCAGTTTGGTGAAGCCGTCCAGGCTGGCCACGTGTTCCATGAAGCGCGGATTGTACTTCATGGTGCAGGAGCCCAGGGGATAGAAGTTGGTATCCACGCCGAAGTTGCGGCGGGAAAGCTCGCTCACGTGGCGCATGACGTCCAGTTCCGAGACTTCGGGCAGCCGTGGTGCGGCCGGGCGCAGCAGGTCCTGCGGCAGATGCGCGGCCGCCGGCGCTGCCGGCGCGTCTGGCATGAGGCCCTGACGTCCGGGGATGGATTTGGCGAAGATGGTTTTCACAGCAAGCCTCCCACCATTTCTGCCAGGTGGCCAATCTGCTCCCGGCTGGTCTTTTCGGTGCAGGCCACCAGCAGGACGTTGTCCATCCCGGCAAAGTAGCCGCCCAGGGGGAAGCCGGGCACCAGGCCGCGGCTGGCGCATTTGTCCACCACCTCGTGGGCGTTCCGGGGCAGCACCACGGCGAATTCGTTGCCGAAGGGCGCATCGGACAGCAGGCGCACCCCGGGCAGGGCTGCCAGACGGGCGGCGGCGTAGTGGGCCTTGTCCACGGCGTCTTCGGCCATGCGGGCCAGCCCCTGGGGACCAAGCACGCACAGGGTGACGTATGCGCGGAAGGCGCACAGCGCCTGGTTGGAGCAGATGTTCGAGGTGGCCTTGGCCCGGCGGATGTGCTGCTCGCGCGCCTGCAGGGTGAGCACGTAGCCCGTGCGGCCCTGGTGGTCCACGGTGCGGCCGACGATACGGCCGGGCATCTGGCGGACGATCTCCCGTGTGCAGGTCATGATGCCCAGGTACGGCCCGCCAAAGGAGAGGGGCAGCCCCAGGCTCTGGCCTTCGGCCACGGCCACGTCGGCCCCCATCTGGCCGGGCGTCTTGAGGATGGATTGCAGCACCGGATAGCAGGTCAGCACGCTCACGGCGCCCTTGGCCTTGGCCTGGGCGAAGAGGGCAGTGTAGTCGTGGATGGTGCCGAAAAAGGTGGGGTTCTGCACCACCACGGCGGCGGTTTTGTCGTCAATGGCCGCCAGCAGCGCCTGCATG
This sequence is a window from Megalodesulfovibrio gigas DSM 1382 = ATCC 19364. Protein-coding genes within it:
- the gcvPA gene encoding aminomethyl-transferring glycine dehydrogenase subunit GcvPA; the protein is MPYIPHTPEQTQEMLKVVGVESLEALFQDIPASMRPKSFNLPPGMSERAVCARLEELARANKTDVVSFLGGGFYDHHIPAIVDALSSRGEFLTAYTPYQAEASQGTLQAIFEYQTAVSRLLDMDCANASVYDGGSALFEACMMAVRATKRSRIVVDESLSPIYRTMLATYTTNLQLELATVPHGGGVSDMQALLAAIDDKTAAVVVQNPTFFGTIHDYTALFAQAKAKGAVSVLTCYPVLQSILKTPGQMGADVAVAEGQSLGLPLSFGGPYLGIMTCTREIVRQMPGRIVGRTVDHQGRTGYVLTLQAREQHIRRAKATSNICSNQALCAFRAYVTLCVLGPQGLARMAEDAVDKAHYAAARLAALPGVRLLSDAPFGNEFAVVLPRNAHEVVDKCASRGLVPGFPLGGYFAGMDNVLLVACTEKTSREQIGHLAEMVGGLL